TAATGGTGTTCATAAAGATTATTTAAATATTAAATATCAAGGTAATGATAAGCTATACGTTCCAATTGAACAAATTGATCAAGTTCAAAAATATGTAGGATCTGAAGGTAAGGATCCGAAAGTTTATAAATTAGGTGGTAATGATTGGAAAAAGGTTAAAACGAAAGTTGAAAAATCTGTACAAGACATTGCGGATGACCTAATTAAACTATATGCTGAGCGCGAAGCTTCAAAAGGCTATGCATATACGCCAGATACGGCAGAACAACAAGAGTTCGAATCATCTTTCCCGTATCAAGAGACAGAGGATCAGTTACGTTCTATTGACGAGATTAAAAAAGATATGGAACGCGGACGCCCGATGGATAGGCTCCTTTGTGGTGATGTAGGGTATGGAAAGACTGAAGTGGCTATTCGTGCGGCATTTAAAGCAATTATGGATGAAAAACAAGTTGCAATTTTAGTACCGACAACGATTCTTGCGCAGCAACACTATGAAACAATTCGAGAGCGTTTTCAAGATTATCCGATCAATATAGGCTTATTAAGTAGATTCCGTACGAGAAAACAACAAAATGAAACAATTAAGGGCTTAAAGGATGGAACAGTAGATATTGTAATCGGAACACATCGTATTTTATCTAAAGATGTTACGTATAAAGATTTAGGGCTTCTTATTATTGATGAAGAACAAAGATTTGGTGTAACACATAAAGAAAAAATTAAACAATTGAAGGCGAATGTTGACGTATTAACATTAACGGCAACTCCGATTCCGCGGACGCTTCATATGTCTATGCTTGGTGTGCGCGACTTATCTGTTATTGAGACACCACCAGAAAATCGTTTCCCAGTCCAAACGTATGTAGTCGAGTATAATCCAGCGTTAATGCGAGAGGCGATAGAGCGAGAGCTTGCAAGAGGTGGTCAAGTTTACTTCCTATATAACCGTGTAGAGGATATTGAAAGAAAAGCAGATGAAATTTCGATGTTAGTTCCAGATGCCCGCGTAACGTACGCACATGGGAAAATGAACGAAAGCGAATTAGAGTCTGTTATGCTATCATTTTTAGAAGGACAGCATGATGTTCTTGTAAGTACAACAATTATTGAGACGGGTGTAGATATTCCGAATGTAAATACGTTAATTGTATTTGATGCAGATCGTATGGGATTATCACAGTTGTATCAGCTTCGTGGGCGTGTTGGACGTTCTAATCGTGTTGCATATGCATACTTTGCATATAAACGTGACAAAGTGCTGTCAGAGGTTGCAGAGAAGCGTCTACAAGCAATTAAAGAGTTCACGGAACTTGGATCTGGTTTCAAAATTGCGATGAGAGATTTATCTATTCGTGGAGCAGGTAATTTGTTAGGGGCAGAACAGCATGGATTTATTGATTCTGTCGGATTTGATCTATATTCTCAAATGTTAAAAGATGCAATTGAACAGCGTAGAGGAACAGATGGGGCTGAAAATATAGTTAATGTTGAAATTGACTTAGAGGTAGATGCATACTTACCAGATGCTTATATTTCAGATAGTAAGCAAAAAATTATGATGTATAAACAATTTAGAGGTGTTTCTGCAATTGAGGATATTGAAGAATTGCAGGAAGAAATGATCGACAGATTTGGCGATTATCCACAAGAAGTTGGTTATTTATTACAAATTGCAAATATTAAAGTGTTGGCAATGAAAGAACAAATTGAATTAATTAAGCAGAATAAATTTGAAGTAACATTCCTGTTTTCTGAACAAGCAAGTCAAAATATTGATGGTGGAAAATTATTCATGCTCGGAAATAGTTTTGGACGTATGATCGGTTTAGGAATGGAAGGATCACAATTGAAAATTGTTATGAAAACAAATGGCTTAGAGACATCGAAGTGGTTAACAATTGCTGAAAATTTATTAAAAGGCTTACCAGATGTAAAAAAAGAAGTAATAAATGCCTAAAATAAGATAAAAAAATACAATTCGACGTGCATAGAAGAACTAATGTGTAAAATACTATATCTAACAGTTGGTGATTTTTACATGAACAGGTAAATTCACCACTTTGATCATCAGTAGAAAGTGAGGCAGCATTAGAATGAAAGCAACTGGAATCGTACGTCGAATTGATGATTTAGGCAGGGTCGTAATCCCGAAGGAAATTCGTAGAACTTTACGTATTCGAGAAGGAGACCCACTAGAAATATTTGTTGATCGCGATGGAGAGGTAATTTTAAAGAAGTATTCTCCAATTAGTGAGCTAGGTGATTTTGCAAAAGAATATGCTGATGCTTTATATGACAGCTTAGGACATAATGTGCTTGTGTGTGATCGAGATTCTATCATCGCAGTATCAGGCGTATCGAAAAAAGAATACTTAAATAAAAGTGTTGGCGATTTAATTGAAAAAACGATGGAAGAACGAAAGTCTGTTATTATGACGGATGAAAGTGATATTTCCATTATTGATGGTGTAACAGAAAAGGTTCATTCTTATACAGTTGGACCAATTGTTGCAAACGGAGATCCGATTGGAGCCGTCATTATTTTTTCAAAAGAAGCTATTATAAGCGAGATCGAGCATAAAGCGGTTAATACTGCTGCCAGTTTCTTAGCGAAACAAATGGAACAGTAAGGGTATATTGATTTTAGAAGTAGCAATCTTTCCTAATTATGATCTTTCTTTTTGAGAAATCAATTATTTGGAGATATATGTATATTGAATGAAGGTAGCACTTTGCTACCTTTTTTCGTTGAATATTTTTAACGTGTAGGAACTCATTATTACCCGTGTTGGTAAGGGAGTTTGTTCTTTTCTTTATGATATAATACGAGAGGTGAGAATAGAAAAAGGAGTTTTCTTGTATGGAAGCGAAGAAGTATCAAGCCTTTTGGCGTGGGGCTATTATATTAACGATTGCAAGTTTTGTTACAAAAGTATTAAGCGCTTTTTACCGTATTCCATATCAAAATATAGCGGGGGATATTGGGTTTTATATTTACCAACAAATTTACCCGTTTTATGGATTTTGTTTAATTTTAGCTACTTATGGATTTCCTGTTATCATTTCGAAAATGGTTGCAGAACGACTAGAGCGGGGAAAACAAAAAGAAGCAGAAGAAATTATTTGTGTATCTTTTTGGTTCTTATTAGGAATTGGTTTTATAGGCTTCTTTACATTGTTTTTTGGGGCTGAAACAATTGCGGTAGCTATGGGCGATATACACTTAGATAAGTTA
This genomic interval from Bacillus thuringiensis contains the following:
- the spoVT gene encoding stage V sporulation protein T, yielding MKATGIVRRIDDLGRVVIPKEIRRTLRIREGDPLEIFVDRDGEVILKKYSPISELGDFAKEYADALYDSLGHNVLVCDRDSIIAVSGVSKKEYLNKSVGDLIEKTMEERKSVIMTDESDISIIDGVTEKVHSYTVGPIVANGDPIGAVIIFSKEAIISEIEHKAVNTAASFLAKQMEQ
- the mfd gene encoding transcription-repair coupling factor, which encodes MIGLLEQFYKNEEIQSVINGLEDGLKEQLISGMATSSRSLLMAALYKKTKKSQLIVTHNLYQAQKVHEDLVALLGEKDVWLYPVNELIASEIGVASPELKAQRIEVLNRLAAGENGIIVAPVAGLRRFLPIKELWKQKQVEINLGQEIDLDALLHTLHHIGYERKSMVEAPGEFSLRGGILDIYPLTEELPFRIEFFDTEVDSIRLFDVDEQRSQGKKESVRFGPATEFLFSQEELKSGIQHLEEGLTKTMQKLSDDKLKTKVLETVSHEIEMLKNGQSIEQMFKYLSIFYKEPASLIDYLPEDGVVILDEISRIQETASHLETEEAEWYISLLGEGTIIQDLSFSHPFEGFLHHKKRSFVYLTLFLRHIAHTHPQNIVNVTCKTMQDFHGQMNLLKTEIDRWNEGHFTTVVLGTDDERVKKLQHILSDYDIEADIVEGTDILLPGRLQIAVGDLHAGFEMPMQKLVVITEKELFHKKVKKSQRKQKLSNAERIKSYSELKVGDYVVHVNHGIGKFLGIETLEINGVHKDYLNIKYQGNDKLYVPIEQIDQVQKYVGSEGKDPKVYKLGGNDWKKVKTKVEKSVQDIADDLIKLYAEREASKGYAYTPDTAEQQEFESSFPYQETEDQLRSIDEIKKDMERGRPMDRLLCGDVGYGKTEVAIRAAFKAIMDEKQVAILVPTTILAQQHYETIRERFQDYPINIGLLSRFRTRKQQNETIKGLKDGTVDIVIGTHRILSKDVTYKDLGLLIIDEEQRFGVTHKEKIKQLKANVDVLTLTATPIPRTLHMSMLGVRDLSVIETPPENRFPVQTYVVEYNPALMREAIERELARGGQVYFLYNRVEDIERKADEISMLVPDARVTYAHGKMNESELESVMLSFLEGQHDVLVSTTIIETGVDIPNVNTLIVFDADRMGLSQLYQLRGRVGRSNRVAYAYFAYKRDKVLSEVAEKRLQAIKEFTELGSGFKIAMRDLSIRGAGNLLGAEQHGFIDSVGFDLYSQMLKDAIEQRRGTDGAENIVNVEIDLEVDAYLPDAYISDSKQKIMMYKQFRGVSAIEDIEELQEEMIDRFGDYPQEVGYLLQIANIKVLAMKEQIELIKQNKFEVTFLFSEQASQNIDGGKLFMLGNSFGRMIGLGMEGSQLKIVMKTNGLETSKWLTIAENLLKGLPDVKKEVINA